GGCCATCATGGGGAGCTGCGTGGCTGGCGGGGCCTACCTCCCGATCATGTCCGACGAGAGCCTGATCGTCGACGGCACGGGCTCCGTGTTCCTGGCCGGCCCGTTCCTCGTGCAGGCCGCGATCGGCGAGGAGGTTGACGTCGAGACGCTGGGCGGCGCGACGACGCAGACCGACATCTCGGGCGTCTGCGAGTACAAGATGCCGGACGACGAGACGTGCCTCGCGACGGTCCGCGACCTCGTCGCCGGGCTGGGGCCGCTCCCCCGGTTCGGGTTCACCCGCGACGCGCCCGAGGCGCCCGCCTTCGAGCCGGAGGAGGTCTTCGGCGTCTTCCCCGAGAGCCGCCAGCAGCCGTACGACACGCGCGAGCTCCTGGCCCGGATCGTCGACAGGGACTCGTGGACGGAGGTGAAGGCCGGCTATGGGCAGACGCTCGTCTGCGGCTACGCCCGCCTCGACGGCTGGTCGGTCGGGATCGTGGCGAGCCAGCGGCAGGTCGTCCGCGCGAAGGCGCCGAAGGGGAAGGCGGCCGAGATGCAGATCGGCGGCGTGATCTACGGCGACGCGGCCGACAAGGCGGCGCGGTTCGTGATGCAGTGCAACCAGAAGCGGATCCCGCTCATCTTTTTCCAGGACGCGACCGGCTTCATGGTCGGCACGCGGGCCGAGCAGGGCGGGATCATCAAGGACGGGGCGAAGCTGGTCAACGCCGTCGCCAACTCGGTCGTCCCGACGTTCACGGTCGTCGTGGGCAACTCGTTCGGGGCGGCCAACTACGCGCTCAACGGCCGGGCCTACGACCCGCGGCTGATGCTCGCGTGGCCGAGCGCGCAGATCGCGGTCATGGGAGGATCGCAGGCGGCCAAGACGCTCCTGAGCATCGAGGAGCGGAAGCTCCAGAAGCAGGGGATCGAGCTCTCCGACGCCGACCGCCAGGCCCGACTCGACGAGATCGAGGCGCGCTACGCCGAGCAGACGACGCCGGTCTACGCCGCCGCCCGCCTGTGGGTCGACGCCATCATCGACCCGCGCGAGACGCGCGACTGGCTGGCGACGGGCCTCGAGATGGCCGACCACAACCCGGACATGGCGGACTTCAAGGTCGGCGTCCTCCAGACGTGACAGGAACCGGGAAAGAGGGAGGCGGAACCGGCAGAGGGCGGACTCGCAGTCTGCCCTCCCCAGTTCCTACTTCCGATTCCCCTCCTTCGCCATGCGGAGGACGAGGACCATCACGCCGACCATCCCGAGGCAGGCGCCGACGATCGTGCCCCAGGGCGTGATGTCGAGCCACCGGTCCACGACGATGCCGAGGCCGACGAAGAACACCATCGCCGCGCCGATCTGCATGCCGGTGCCGAGGTGCTCGCCCGCGGCCCGCATCCCGTCCCCGTAGGCGTCGCCGACGCTCCCAGGGGTCACGCGCTTGTTGCGGTAGCCGGCCGGGGGCGGCTCGATCTCGTCTGCCTCGAGGTCGCGGTCGGCCCACTTGGCCTGCCACTCGCGGTCGGCCTCCTCGAATCGGTCCGGGGCGTCGGCCCAGGGGTCGTCGCGGTCAGGCGGTCCGCCGTCGGGGCGGTCGGGGGCGTCGGCCACGGCTAGGCAGCGTCGGCGCCCTTGCCGACGGCGCCGACGACGGCCGCGCCGCCGCGCTCCGGCTTCCGGTCGCTCGACGCCGACGCGCCCGCCGACGCGCCCATCTGGCACTGGCCGTTGAACGTCGCGCCGTCCTCGACGACCAGCTTGCCCGTGCGGATGTCGCCCTCGACGACGGCCGAGGACTTCATCACGAGCCGCTCCTTGACCTTCACCTGGCCGCGGACGGTCCCCGCGATCTCGGCGCTCGTCGACACGACCTCACCGTCGACCACGCCGCCGGCCATCACCATCGTCCGCCCCTCGACCTCGACGTTCCCCTCGACGGTCCCGGAGATGTTGACGTTGCCGCTCGATCGGAGCGTGCCCTCGACCGTCGTCGAGGCGCCGATGATGTTGTGCTGCTCGGCGGGGTTGCTGCTGGCACTTACGGGGAGCGCTCGGGTCTTGGCCATGTCGTCTGTGGAGTCGGAGCGGAAGAGGGCCATGGTGGTGGGGGGCCGGGCGTCGGCGCTCAGGGGGCGACGAGCAGGGCGGCGGGGTCTTGCGCGAGCCCGTCGCGCCACACCTCGAAGTGCAGGTGGGGCCCGGACGTGATCTCGCCCGTGTTCCCGCTCAACGCGACCGTCTCCCGCGCGCGGACCCGCTCGCCGACGCGTTTGAGCAGCCGGCTGTTGTGTTTGTACACCGAAAGGTAGCCGCCCGGGTGCTGGACGGCAATCGTGTGGCCGCCCTGGTGGGTCCAATCCGAGAAGACGACGTACCCGTCGGCGAAGGCACGGACGTCCGTGCCGACGGTCGCGGCGAGGTCGAGGGCGAAGTGGCCGCGGGCCGCGTCGAACCCGCGCGAGGGCACGCCGTCGACGGGCGGGAGGGCCGGGAGGCGGAGGCCGTCGAGGTAGGCGCGGGCCGCCCGGGCGTCGCGCTCGGCGTCGGTGGCAGGCCCGAGGGTGCGGAGCGGGAGCGCCGGCTGGGCCTGGTCGCCGCCGGCGACCGGCGGGCCCGCCTCGGGCGCGTCCGGGAGGGAGTCGGGGTCGGGGAGCGAGAACGCGGCGGGGTCGAGTACGTCGTCGCCGAGGTCGTCCATCTCGCCGGTGATGATGGCCCGGAGCTGGGCGATCTGCTGGTACTGGAGCGCGAGCGAGTCCTCGAGCGCCGCCGCCCGCTGGGCGTTCGTCTCGGCGACGCCGCGGAGCTCGCCGGTGCCGGGCCCGAGGATGAGCCCGCGGAGCGGCGTCAGCACGATCGCCGCCACCAGGAGCGCCCCCAGCACGACGATGCCGATGACGGCCGCGTAGAGCGCGTAGCCGGGGCGGACCTCGTACTGGCGCGGGGTGCTCATCGTGTCCGGCTCGAGGACGATGACGGTCCGGGCCGAGCCGGGGTGAGAGAACAGGTCTCGTAAGAAGTCGGTCACAGGCGGAAGCGTCCTCAGGGGCCGTGGGGGCCGGTTTAGTTCGCGCCATCTGCATCCCTGCAGGCGCGCGCCCTCCTAACTTACCCGGCTCTCAGACCTCCGAGTGCCGGAGGCCCAAACGCCGGCTCGGCCGGCCCCGACTCTCAGACTCGATGCCTCAGCACAAGTCCGCCGCCAAGCGCGTCCGCCAGGACGCCAAGCGCCGCCTCCGCAATCGGTACCAGAAGGTCCGCGTCCGCACGATGATCAAGGACCTCCACGCCGAGACCGATCCGTCCGCCGCCCAGGAGAAGCTGAACGCCATCAAGGCGCAGCTCGACCGGCTCGCCGGCCGCCGCGTGGTCCACCCGAACAAGGCCGCGAACACGAAGAGCCAGCTCGACAAGTACGTCGACTCGCTCGGCTAGCCTACGGCGCGTGGGGGCCGCTGGTCGTAGCCTACGGCCGCCGCCCCACCCCGCCGATGTCCGCCTCATTGTCCGCCCGCGCCGTTCTCCTCATCGCCGGGCTGGCGGGGCTCGTGGCGCCGCGCGCCGCGGCGCAGGCTGAGCAGACCGCCCCGGGCCGCTCGGCCTACGTGCTCGTCCGGGGCGCCGTGGCCGGAGTCGAGGGCGACTCCAAGAGCACGTTCGACGACACGGGGGCTGGCCTCGGGCTTGAAGCGGGCGTCCGGCTCTCGCCCCGCTGGGCGGTCGCGCTCGCGTGGTGGGCGCAGGACCTCCCGTCGCTCGCCCAGGGCTTCCGGATCGACGGACGGGTGACGGGCCAGGGGAGCCAGGCCTACCAGGGCCAGGCGCTCGTCCGCGCTCACCTTCTCGCGACGACGGGTCGATCGTGGTCACCGTTCGTCGAGGCCGGGCTGGCCGTCGTGACGGGCCAGGGGACGGACGCCGCGCGCAACCAGGCCGGCGACGGGACGGTCTGGGGCTTCGGCCCGGTCGGCGGGCTCGGCCTCGACGTCGCGCTCTCGCCCCGCCTCGGACTCCGCGCCGGCGTCCAGTCGACGGTCGTCGTCCCCGACGTCGCCCTCGACGGCGCCGATCCGAGCGCGTTCGCCAGGGAGCCGACCCCGCCCTCGGGCGCGCTCGCCGACAACATCGGGTACGACGTCTTGACGAACGTGGGGGTGGGCGTCCGCTACGCGCTTCCGCTGAGGCGTCCCGCCACCCTCCCGAGGCCGGGGCCTCCGCCGCTCGCCGAGACGCACGGTGACGCTCCGGCCCCCACCGCCCCGGAGCCCCCGCCGTCAGAACCCGCCACCTCGGTGGCGACCGCCTCTGGGCGGAGCCCCGCGGGGGAGCCCGAGCCGGACGCCGAGGCCCCCACGCCCGCCGTCGAGCCCGCCCCGGAGGTCACGCACCTCACGTGCCCGACCGAGCTCGCCCCCGGCGAGGAGGGCGCCTTCGCCGTCGCCGCGACCGCCGCGACCTCGACCACGTGGGACTGGGGGGACGGCTCGACCGGCGCGCGGGCCCGTCACGCGTTCGACACCTCCGGGACCTACACGGTCACCGCGACGGTGCAGACGGCCGGAGGCGAGGCGTCGGAGTCCTGCCTCGTCACCGTCGCGACGACGGTCGCCCCGACCGAGATCACGGCGTGCCGCGCCACTCCCAGCCCGGCCGCGCTCGGCAAGGCCATCACGGTCGAGGCCGAGACCTACGGGGCGGACACCGTCTCCGTCGACCTCGGCGACGGCGCCGAGGCGGACGCCCTCCCGACCCGCCACGAGTACGGCCGCACGGGCACGTTCACCGTCACGGTCGTGGCGACGGGAGCCGGCGGCCAGGACACCTGCACGACGACCGTCACCGTCGAGGACCCCTCCTGTGCCGCCTCCCTCGCGCCCGTCCGATTCAAGGCGGGCGGGACGGACCTGACGGCCGGCGCCATGACGACGCTCGACGCCGCGGCCGACCTCCTCGGCCGGTGCTCGGCCGTGTGCCTCTCGATCGACGGCTACGCGACGCGCGCCGAGGGCGGCGCCGCGCTGGCCCAGCAACGGGCCGACGCCGTCATGTTCTACCTCATCGGTCAGGGGGTCGAGGCCGACCGGCTCCAGACCTCCGGCCCAGGTGGGGAGTCGGTCGAGGACGCGGGAAGCCCGCACCGGGTGGAGGTGAGCGCCGGCTCGTGCGCCGGTTTTTGAACCGAGCGGACCCGGACCCGCCCACCGAACGCGGAGGTGGAGAGCGTCCCAGAACCACGAAAGGTTCGAAATCACGCGGAACCGGCCCGGGTCTACGCTGGTTGATCGGCCTACCCCTCGCCTTACGTCCTTTCTCCCGCCCCTCGTTCTAAGTCCCTTTTGAGGGTCACACAGCCGCGGCTCCGCTGCGGTCCTCAGGGACATTCACCGCATGTGGCTGCCGTCCAGCGCCACGTGCGTAACGTCCGAACCGAAAGGACTTCGAGGCTGCACGTCGGAGCTTCCAGACGCCCACCGGCTTCGCTGTTCCCCGTCCCGACGCCTGTCGCGGACCTCACCCACCCACCCTCTCCATGACCCAGTCCAGTACGGAGAACCCGATGACCTCGCGTCTCTTCTCCCTTCTCCCCTGGTGTGCGGCGCTGCTCATCGCAACGTCGTCGTACGCCCAGGTCCGCCCCAGCAACTCCGTCTACGTCCTCCTCCGCGGCGCCGTCGCCGGGTACTACGGCGACCTCGACAAAAACTCGGACGGCGATCCGGATTCGGCCACGCCCGACATCCAGGACGGCTTCGAAGAGCCCGGATTCGGCGTCGGCGCCGAGCTTGGCTACCAGTTCAACCCAAACCTCTCGTTCGGCATCGCCGGCTGGTACCAGGACCTTCCGGCCCTGAATGACGGCTTCCAGTTCGACCAGACCAACAACGTCCAGGGTGGGGAGGCCTACCAGCTCCAGGGCCTCTTCCGCTTTATCCCATTCGCGAACGCTCGCATCTCCCCGTACCTCGAACTCGGTGGCGCCCTCGTCTCGGGCCAGGGCACCGAGAACGAGCGGAACAACGGCTCAGCCGATGAGGACGTCTTCGGCTACGGCCCGGTCGGCGGTCTCGGCATCGACATCGCGCTGACGCCCCAGTTCGGGCTCTTCCTCGGGGCCCAGTCGACCGTCGTCTTCCCCGACGTCGCCCTCGACGGCGCCGACCCGGGCGCCTTCGGTGTCCAGGCCGACAACGCGGACTTCGACATCCTCGCCAACGTCGGCGGCGGCCTCCGCTACGCGTTCCGCCCGCCGTACACGGCCGTCGAGATCGAAGGGCTGGAGTGCCCGGCCGAGCTCGAGGCCGGGGAGTCCGGCTCGTTCATGGTCATGACGAACGACGACGCCACGATGCCCGTGACCACGACGTGGCAGTGGGGCGACGGCTCGACCGGCTCGGGCATGACGACGTCGCACACGTTCGCCACGCCGGGCACCTACCCGGTCACGGCGATGGTGATGAACGAGGGCGGGGAGGACTCGGAGTCCTGCCTCGTGACCGTCGTCGAGCCGCCGACGCCGCCGGCCCTCGCCGGCTGCCGCGCCACGCCGTCGAGCGTCGACACGGGTGAGCAGGTGACGATCAACGCGACGGCCACCGACGCCGACGAGATCACCGTCGACTTCGGCGACGGGACCACGGCCTCGACGCTCCCGGCCCGCCACGCCTACGCCGACACCGGCTCCTACACCGTGACCATCACGGCGACCAACGAGTACGGCTCCGACACGTGCACCATCCCGGTGACCGTCGGCGACTCGTACTGCGCCGACATCACGGAGCTGAACCCGGTGTTCTTCGGGTACGGCGCGACGACGCTCACGGCCGACGCGACGAGCCGGCTCGACGAGAACATCGAGATCCTCCGCCGGTGCCCGGACATCTGCGTGACGATCAACGGGTACTCCGACGGCTCGGAGCCGGGCGACGCCCTCCGGATCTCGCAGGCCCGCGCCGACGCGGTCCTCCAGTACTACGTCGGTCAGGGCATCGACGCCGAGCGGCTCCGCGCCGTCGGCCGCGGGGTCGACCCGGACGCGAACTCGAAGGAGGACCCGGGCCCGGGCGACAGCCGCGCCCGCCGGGCCGACTCGATCCCGTCGTCCTGCGCCGGGTTCTAGCCGAGGCCTGACCGGGGCCTAGCCCCGTGACCGCCCGAGGGGGCGATCCGCTTCGCGCGGGTCGCCCCCTCATCATTTCTGGCCCTGGGGCCGACCGGCGCCGCTCCAGCGTAGGACCCTTTCGTGCAGAGACCGTGACCCCGGATCCATCCGCGAACCCACGGGCTTCATCGGCGTAAGGCCCCGCGTCGACGGAACAGGGGTCCATGCCTCGTCCGTCGACCCGCTCTTCCCTCCACCCCTCACGGCCACCGCTCCGCGGCTCGGCCCGACGGGCTCGGGAGCATTTCCCAACCCCCCACCCATCTCATGACCCAGCTCCGACAGGAGACTCTCCCCTTGCCTCGTCTCCGCACCCTCTTCGTCTGGGCCGCCGCGCTCCTCCTCGGAGCCGCGTCTCAGGCCCAGGTCGTCCGCCCCAGCGAGTCCATCTACGTCCTCCTCCGCGGCGGCGTGACCGGCTACTACGGCGACCTCGACAAAAACTCGGACGGCGACCCTGACCAGGCGACGCCAGACATCCAGGACGGCTTCGAGGACCCCGGCTTTGGGGTGGGAGGCGAGATCGGCTACCTCTTCAACGAGAACCTCTCGTTCGGGATCGGCTTCATGTACCACGACGTCCCGGCGCTCAACGACGGGTTCCAGTTCGACGGGACCAACAACGTCCAGGGTGGGGAGGCCTACCAGCTCCAGGGCCTCTTCCGCTACATGCCGTTCGACTCGTTCCGCATCTCGCCGTTCGTCGAGCTCGGCGCCGCCCTCGTCTCGGGCCAGGGCACGGAGAACGAGCGGAACAACGGCGGCTCCGACGACGACGTCTTCGGCTACGGCCCGGTCGTCGGCCTCGGCGCCGACATCGCGCTGACGCCCCAGTTCAGCCTCTTCCTCGGGGCCCAGTCGACGGTCGTCTTCCCCGACGTCGCCCTCGACGGCGCCGACCCCGGCGCGTTCGGTGACCCGACCGACGACGCCGACTACGACATCCTGACGACGCTCGGCGGCGGGCTCAAGTTCGCCTTCCGCGCGCCGTACACGGCCGTCGAGATCGAAGGGCTGGAGTGCCCGGCCGAGCTCGAGGCCGGGGAGTCCGGCTCGTTCATGGTCATGACGAACGACGACGCCACGATGCCCGTGACCACGACGTGGCAGTGGGGCGACGGCTCGACCGGCTCGGGCATGACGACGTCGCACACGTTCGCCACGCCGGGCACCTACACGGTCACGGCGATGGTGATGAACGAGGGCGGGGAGGACTCGGAGTCCTGCCTCGTGACCGTCGTCGAGCCGCCGACGCCGCCGGCCCTCGCCGGCTGCCGCGCCACGCCGACCTCGGTCAACGTGGGTGAGCAGGTGACGATCAACGCCACGGCCACCGAGGCGGAGGAGGTGATGGTCGACTTCGGCGACGGGACCACCGCGTCCTCGCTTCCGGCTCGCCACGCGTACTCGGAGACGGGCACGTACACGGTCGAGATCATGGCGTCGAACCAGTACGGTGATGACGTCTGCACGATCACCGTCACCGTCGGCGACTCGTACTGCGCGAACATCACGGAGCTGAACCCGGTGTTCTTCGGGTACGGCGCGACGACGCTCACGGCCGACGCGACGAGCCGGCTCGACGAGAACATCGAGATCCTCCGCCGGTGCCCGGACATCTGCGTGACGATCAACGGGTACTCCGACGGCTCGGAGCCGGGCGACGCCCTCCGGATCTCGCAGGCCCGCGCCGACGCGGTCCTCCAGTACTACGTCTCGCAGGGCGTCGACCGCGAGCGGCTCCGCGCCGTTGGGCGTGGCGTCGATCCGGCGGCGAACTCGAAGGAGGACCCGGGCCCGGGCGACAGCCGCGCCCGCCGGGCCGACTCGATCCCGTCGTCCTGCGCCGGGTTCTAGCCGAGGCCTGATCGGGGCCTAGCCCCGTCACCTCCGAGGGGAGGCGGTCCGCCACATGCGGGTCGCCTCCCCTCTCATTTTGTGCAGGCGTGGGGTCCCCCGCTGTTTATCCGGACCAGATGGAACCGTACCCCGCCCGTCTCGCGGGGTAAACCCCGCGCCGTGAGGGCGGCCCAGGGTTGAATAAAGCCGCTTCTGAACGCCTGCCCAGGGCGACCGCTACCCACGCGGCGCGTCCTCCCCCTTCCCCAAGGACCCCATGACCCGCTCACTCCTCCTCGCGGCGCTGGCGGCTCTCGTCGCGACCACCGCGGCGGCCCAGCCCGTCTACAACCGGCTCGACGACCCGTACTACGACGACTACGAAGACGGCGCCCCGGGCGTCCGCCTCGGTCTCGGCGTCGGCGCCTTCATCTACGACGGCCCCGACCGGCTCGTCGGCGACCCCGCCTTCCAGAGCGACGCCGTCGACACGAACCTCGGCGTGACGGCCGAGCTCACGTTCCCGCTGGCCGACCAGGTCTACGGCCGGCTCATGGGCGGGCTCGTCAACCTCGGCGCGGAGGACCTCCCGTACACGAACCCGTACCTCACGGAGACCTCGATCCTCGCCGAGGCCGACCTCCTCCTCTACCTCTCGCGTCCGGGCCGAGGCCAGCTCTCTCCGTACGTGTTCTCGGGGATCAGCGCGCTCTTCCCCACCGACGACGCGCCGGGCGTCAACTCGCCGGCCTTCGCGATCCCGGTCGGCCTCGGGCTCGAGTACGGCGTCTCGCGCAACCTCGCGCTCTTCCTCGAAGCGAGCTACCGGTTCGGCCTGACCGACGTTGGGACGAGCACGGTCGCCAACGCGCTCGCCTCGGCCTCGATGGGCGACGACGAGAAGGAGAAGCACTGCAAGAAGTACCCCGAGAAGCCGGAGTGCGACGAGGAGCCCCCTCCGCCGACCTGTGAGGAGGACCCGACGCAGCCGGGGTGCCCGGGCGTTGACCCGGACGGCGACGACGACTTCGACGGCCGGTTCAACACGGGTCTGATCCTCGGCGGCCTCCGCTTCGGCTTCGGCAGCGCCCCGCCGCCGCCGGCGATCCCCCCGCCGCCGCCGCCGGTCACGCCNNNNNNNNNCGCCCCCGCCGGTCGCTCCCCCGGCCCCGCTCGTCTGCGACCTCGTCGAGCTCAACGCGGTCTACTTCGACTACGGCACGGGCACGCTCGACCGCCGCGCCCGCGCGCTCCTCGACGAGAACGTCGAACTCCTCCTCTCGAACCCGGCCTGCTGCGTGTTCATCGACGGCTTCACGGACACGCCCGAGGGCTCGCGCTTCGGGATGGGCCTCGCCGGCCAGCGTGCCCAGGCCGTCTACGACTACTACCTGAGCCAGGGCGTCGGCGCCAGCCGCCTCCAGATCCGCAACCGCGGCGTCGCCGCCCCGGACTGCGACAAGGAGGACCCGGGCCCGGGCTGCGAGCGGAACCGGCGCGTTGAGTCGCTCCCGGTCGACTGCGAGCGGTTCCGGTTCCTCCTCGAGAACCCGTCGTACGACCCGTACTAGACTGGCGGGCGTTCGGGACCGGCCGGTCCCCGCGACCGACCCGGTCTTCCGCCAGCGGCCCTGCCCCTCCGGGGGCGGGGCCGCCGTCGTTTCGCCCTATCCTTGGAGCCGCCTCCTCCCGCTCCCATGCGCTTCGTCTACGCCCTCGTCCTCGCCGTCGTCCTCAGCGGCTGCTTCCACATCGACTCGCTCCTGACGGTCCGGCCCGACGGCTCGGCCACGCTCCGCGACGAGGTCACGCTCTCCGGGATGGCGCTCATGGCGCTGATGGAGACGGAGGACGATGAGGGCTCTCCGTTCGACGAGGCCGCCATGGAGGCCCGCGCCGAGGCCCTGGGCGAGGGCGTCCGCGTGGCGTCGTTCGAGCCGCGCGAGGACGGCTACACCGTCGTCTTCGACGTCGACGACGTCCGCCAACTCCGCTACGCGACGCCAGAGGCGCTCGGTGAGAACGAGGGCGAAGGGCCCGACGGCGTCGACCTCTCCTTCGGGTTCGACGAGGGCGACCCGTCCACGCTCCGCGTCCTCGTCCCGAAGCCGGAACCCGACGATGACAAGGTCGAGGCCTCCGACGCCGCGCCCGAGGTGGACCCGCAGGAGCAGGCCCGGATGCTCGCCATGATGCGGTCGTTCTTCGCCGACGCGCGCATGACGGTGGCCGTCGAGGTCGAGGGCGCGATTGAGGAGACCAACGCGAGCTACGTCGACGGCTCACGGGTGACGCTCTTCGACCTCCCGTTCGTGGCCGTGTTCGACGTGATGGAGGCGAACCCCGAGCTGATGGGGAACGAGCCGCCGGAGCCGGAGGCGATGCTCGACGAGCTCCGTGCGATCGAGGGCGTCCGGATGGAGGGGCCGGGGACGGTCCGCGTGCGCTTCCGCTAGCCTCGTCCGCCTCGGCGCTGGCGTCGGAAGCCTCGGTCCGAACGGAGCCACGTTCCTCGAGGGGGCCGGCGGCGGGCGTCGCCAGAGCGCCCGCGGGGCCGACCGTCGCCGAACGCCTCCGTTCCGTTCACGGGGGCGCGCGCCTAATAGGCGTCCGTCGGCGGCGTCTCGCGGCGGCGCGTCTTGGTCACGGCCAGCAAGATGCCGAGGCCGAGCATGACGACACCACCCGCACCGATCCAAGCCGTCGGGACGCCGGCGAGGTGGGCGGCCATGGCGAGGCCGGCGGTGAGCACGAGGAAGCCGAGGAGATAGACGGAGAGCGACGACATGGCATCGGAGGAAGGGGGCGCTCTCACGCCCGGGGCTCCCCTCCGCTCCGCCGCCCCGTTCAGTCTCGCCCACCGTCACGCGGTCGCTACACCTGGCGCTCCCAGTGATCGAGGTGGCGGAGGAGCCGGTCGACGGGCACCGACTGGCGGCTTCCGTCGTCGGCGCGGAAGACGACCTCGCTCCAGCCGCGGAGGCCGACCGGCGTGTACACCCGCCCGCCGACGCGGAGCGCGCGCCCGGCGACGGCCCGCGCGAGCACGCGCTCGTAGCGCGACCGGGCGAGGAGATGCTCGGGGAACAGGTCGTCCCAGAAGCAGAGCCGGCCGACGTCGTCGTAGGCGTCGGGCCGGTCGTCCAGATCGAGCAGAATGGGCGAGTGGCCAGCGAACACGAGGCGGATCAGGCGGAGCGTGAACGGATCGGCGACGCGCCGCAACGACGGGAGGAACCGCTCGAACACCTCGGCGCCGATCCGACGCAGGGAGACGAGGTCGTCGGTCCGACCGGGACGCGGGCGGAGGCGCCAGATCGGCGCATCAGGCCCGGCCTCGAACGGATTCTCGGGGTAGGCGGACGCGTGTCCGAGCCACCCCTTCCGCGATGTGTGCGGGACCGGCGCGTAGCCCTCGACGACCGGGAAGCCGCGCCGCGCCAGCTCGTCCAGACCTAGCGACGGCCACCGCATGACGGCCCGGACGACCGCCGTGATGAACGTGGCCGCGGCGACCGTCAGCGTCGGGCTCGGCGTGAAGTCGGCCGTGACCTCGACGCGGCCTGGGCGCGGCCGGACGCCGATGCCGGTCGAGCGGCGGTTGGCGGCCAGGAGCATGACGGGCACCGGGAGGACGTACGCCAACAATTCCGCCAGCCGCTCGACGGTCTCGGCCGGCGCGCCCTCCGGCCGACGGAACGTCACGTTGTAATGGGCCGAGAACCCGACGAGCCGGGCGTCGCGGCCCGTCCTCGTCTCCCAGGCATCGAGCCCATCGCGGACGTGGTGGATGGCCTCCCACAGCGACCGGCCGGCACGGGCCGCGCACCCCCGCTCGACCTCCACAGCCGGCGTCGCGACCTCGATCACGCCCGTGTCGAAGTAGACCGCCCCGCCCGTCGCCAGCGCGTAGCTCTTGCCCGTCCGGTGCATGAGCGGCTCCGCCATGAACGCCCGCGGGTCCTCGAACACCTTCTCGGGCGTCGTCGGCGCGCCGTCCACGACGAGCGAGAACTCGGCCTCGAGGCCGACGGCTTCGAGCGCGAGGGGCGCCGGCTCGGCCCGCTCCGCCTTGCCCGCCTCGGAGACCGCGGCGGTCGGGTCCGCGCTGTCGTACGTCTTGTCGGTCGGGTCAGGCATGGGTCAAGCGCCGTGGGGTACGGAGACGGCGTAGCCAAAGTCCAG
This sequence is a window from Rubrivirga marina. Protein-coding genes within it:
- a CDS encoding PKD domain-containing protein, with the translated sequence MPRLRTLFVWAAALLLGAASQAQVVRPSESIYVLLRGGVTGYYGDLDKNSDGDPDQATPDIQDGFEDPGFGVGGEIGYLFNENLSFGIGFMYHDVPALNDGFQFDGTNNVQGGEAYQLQGLFRYMPFDSFRISPFVELGAALVSGQGTENERNNGGSDDDVFGYGPVVGLGADIALTPQFSLFLGAQSTVVFPDVALDGADPGAFGDPTDDADYDILTTLGGGLKFAFRAPYTAVEIEGLECPAELEAGESGSFMVMTNDDATMPVTTTWQWGDGSTGSGMTTSHTFATPGTYTVTAMVMNEGGEDSESCLVTVVEPPTPPALAGCRATPTSVNVGEQVTINATATEAEEVMVDFGDGTTASSLPARHAYSETGTYTVEIMASNQYGDDVCTITVTVGDSYCANITELNPVFFGYGATTLTADATSRLDENIEILRRCPDICVTINGYSDGSEPGDALRISQARADAVLQYYVSQGVDRERLRAVGRGVDPAANSKEDPGPGDSRARRADSIPSSCAGF